From Burkholderia pseudomultivorans, the proteins below share one genomic window:
- a CDS encoding MFS transporter, whose translation MSPVFLAPLIVACALFMESVDANIIVTALPAMARDFGHSPVTLNIAITAYVVGLGVFIPICGWLADRFGARSVFRTAIGIFVAGSLLCAASNSLGLLTFARFVQGVGGAMMVPVGRIIIFRAVPRSDLVRAMNYLAIPALFGPTVGPLVGGFITTYLHWRMIFFINVPIGLYGIYLASKHIANTHEPDPGPLDWFGFLLSASGAALLLMGLTLIDGALTTRANALTMCVAGAVLLVLYVPYARRKERPVLDLSFLKIPTYHASVVGGSLFRIGLGAVPFLLPLALQEGLGMTAFHSGLITCASALGGAVSRSTATHTLRRFGFRTVLMYNAAFAGLAIAAYGVFHPGMATWAIWLIVLVGGIFPALQFTSLNSMIYADISPRDAGRATSLGSVVQQMSLGLGVTVAGLVLHISHWLQGHQTMVWSDFWPAFVVVGLCSFASIPITRKLPPGAGDEVARGKRA comes from the coding sequence ATGTCGCCCGTCTTCCTAGCACCGCTCATCGTTGCCTGTGCGTTGTTCATGGAAAGCGTCGACGCAAACATCATCGTCACCGCGCTGCCGGCGATGGCAAGGGACTTCGGGCACAGCCCCGTCACGCTGAACATCGCGATCACGGCCTACGTGGTCGGCCTCGGCGTGTTCATCCCGATCTGCGGCTGGCTCGCCGACCGCTTCGGCGCCCGCTCCGTGTTCCGCACCGCGATCGGCATCTTCGTCGCCGGCTCGCTGCTGTGCGCCGCATCCAATTCGCTCGGCCTGCTCACGTTCGCGCGCTTCGTGCAGGGCGTCGGCGGCGCGATGATGGTGCCCGTCGGCCGCATCATCATCTTCCGCGCGGTGCCGCGCTCCGATCTCGTGCGCGCGATGAACTACCTCGCGATTCCCGCGCTGTTCGGGCCTACGGTCGGGCCGCTCGTCGGCGGCTTCATCACGACCTACCTGCACTGGCGGATGATCTTCTTCATCAACGTGCCGATCGGCCTGTACGGCATCTATCTCGCCAGCAAGCACATCGCGAACACGCACGAGCCCGATCCGGGCCCGCTCGACTGGTTCGGCTTCCTGCTGTCCGCCAGCGGCGCGGCGCTGCTGCTGATGGGTCTCACGCTGATCGACGGCGCGCTCACCACGCGCGCGAATGCGCTGACGATGTGCGTGGCCGGCGCGGTGCTGCTCGTGCTCTACGTGCCGTACGCGCGCCGCAAGGAGCGGCCGGTGCTCGACCTCAGCTTCCTGAAGATTCCGACCTACCATGCGAGCGTGGTCGGCGGCTCGCTGTTTCGCATCGGGCTCGGCGCGGTGCCGTTCCTGCTGCCGCTCGCGCTGCAGGAAGGACTCGGCATGACCGCGTTCCACTCCGGGCTGATCACCTGCGCGTCCGCGCTCGGCGGCGCGGTGAGCCGCTCGACGGCCACCCATACGCTGCGCCGCTTCGGCTTTCGCACGGTGCTGATGTACAACGCGGCATTCGCGGGCCTGGCGATCGCCGCGTACGGCGTGTTCCATCCGGGCATGGCGACCTGGGCGATCTGGCTGATCGTGCTGGTCGGCGGGATCTTTCCCGCGCTGCAGTTCACGAGCCTCAATTCGATGATTTACGCGGACATTTCGCCGCGCGATGCGGGGCGCGCGACGAGCCTCGGCAGCGTCGTGCAGCAGATGTCGCTCGGGCTCGGCGTGACGGTCGCGGGCCTCGTGCTGCACATCTCGCACTGGCTGCAAGGCCATCAGACGATGGTGTGGTCGGATTTCTGGCCCGCGTTCGTGGTGGTCGGGCTGTGCTCGTTCGCGTCGATTCCGATCACGCGCAAGCTGCCGCCCGGCGCCGGCGACGAAGTCGCGCGCGGCAAGCGGGCCTGA
- the treA gene encoding alpha,alpha-trehalase TreA, with translation MTSRRAASTASHPAPAAPRIRWAAALAVAYLAVAGCAAQADSANQAAVQAAASSAAVATPASSALLPPPSQLYGDLFVAVQTAQLYPDQKTFVDATPDTDPATIVQLYQQQKSQPGFSLKAFVDQHFTPPPAGGVTPPPNQTLREHIDWLWPQLTRTSTSVPPYSSLIPMPKPYVVPGGRFREGYYWDTYFTMLGLQVSGREDLVDDMLDNFAHLIDTVGHIPNGNRTYYASRSQPPFFAYMVTLAAQAEGDKVYQKYLPALRKEYAYWMQGETSTPRGQAARHVVAMPDGAVLNRYWDASDTPRDESYLEDVTTAKAVPGRPANEVYRDLRAGAESGWDYSSRWLGDGRTLATIRTTSIVPVDLNSLMFHLERTIVRGCTITHDVACVTDFSARATRRAAAINHYLWNRRGYYGDYDWQLRKPRDGVSAATLYPLFTGVAWPERAKATAREVRRTLLQPGGLATTTENTGQQWDAPNGWAPLQWIAIEGLRRYGEPALAKDIGTRFLTDVKHVYATEGKLVEKYVVEGAGEGGGGGGEYPLQDGFGWTNGVTLKLLGLYGE, from the coding sequence ATGACGTCACGTCGTGCCGCATCGACCGCATCGCATCCCGCGCCGGCCGCACCGCGCATCCGTTGGGCCGCCGCGCTGGCGGTCGCCTATCTCGCCGTCGCCGGCTGTGCCGCACAGGCCGACAGCGCGAACCAGGCCGCCGTGCAGGCGGCCGCATCGTCCGCCGCCGTCGCGACGCCCGCTTCGAGCGCGCTGCTGCCACCGCCGAGCCAGCTCTACGGCGACCTGTTCGTCGCGGTGCAGACCGCGCAGCTCTATCCCGACCAGAAGACCTTCGTCGACGCGACGCCCGATACCGATCCCGCGACGATCGTGCAGTTGTATCAGCAACAGAAGTCGCAGCCGGGCTTCTCGCTGAAGGCGTTCGTCGACCAGCACTTCACGCCGCCGCCCGCGGGCGGCGTGACGCCGCCGCCGAACCAGACGCTGCGCGAGCATATCGACTGGCTGTGGCCGCAACTCACGCGCACGAGCACGAGCGTGCCGCCGTACAGCTCGCTGATTCCGATGCCGAAGCCGTACGTCGTGCCGGGCGGCCGTTTCCGCGAAGGCTATTACTGGGACACCTATTTCACGATGCTCGGCCTGCAGGTGTCGGGGCGCGAGGATCTCGTCGACGACATGCTCGACAACTTCGCGCACCTGATCGACACGGTCGGGCATATCCCGAACGGCAACCGCACGTATTATGCGAGCCGCTCGCAACCGCCGTTCTTCGCGTACATGGTCACGCTGGCCGCGCAGGCGGAGGGCGACAAGGTGTACCAGAAGTATCTGCCCGCGCTGCGCAAGGAGTACGCGTACTGGATGCAGGGCGAGACGTCGACGCCGCGCGGGCAGGCCGCGCGCCACGTGGTCGCGATGCCGGACGGCGCGGTGCTGAACCGCTACTGGGATGCGAGCGACACGCCGCGCGACGAGTCGTATCTCGAGGACGTGACGACCGCGAAGGCCGTGCCGGGCCGCCCCGCGAACGAGGTCTACCGCGACCTGCGTGCGGGCGCCGAGAGCGGCTGGGACTACAGCTCGCGCTGGCTCGGCGACGGCCGCACGCTCGCGACGATCCGCACGACGTCGATCGTGCCGGTCGACCTGAACAGCCTGATGTTCCATCTCGAGCGGACGATCGTGAGGGGCTGCACGATCACGCACGACGTCGCGTGCGTGACCGACTTTTCGGCGCGCGCGACGCGGCGCGCGGCGGCGATCAATCACTATCTGTGGAATCGTCGCGGCTATTACGGCGATTACGACTGGCAGCTGCGCAAGCCGCGCGACGGCGTGAGCGCGGCCACGCTGTATCCGCTGTTTACCGGCGTCGCATGGCCCGAGCGCGCGAAAGCGACCGCGCGCGAAGTGCGCCGCACGCTGCTGCAGCCGGGCGGGCTCGCGACGACGACCGAGAACACCGGGCAGCAGTGGGACGCGCCGAACGGCTGGGCGCCGCTGCAATGGATCGCGATCGAAGGGCTGCGCCGCTATGGCGAGCCGGCGCTCGCGAAGGACATCGGCACGCGTTTCCTGACCGACGTGAAGCACGTGTACGCGACCGAGGGCAAGCTCGTCGAGAAATACGTGGTCGAGGGGGCCGGCGAGGGCGGCGGGGGCGGCGGCGAATATCCGCTGCAGGACGGCTTCGGCTGGACCAACGGCGTCACGCTGAAGCTGCTCGGGCTGTACGGCGAGTGA